A segment of the Cohnella algarum genome:
AGCATGTCCACGTAGGAACGGTTCGTGACCAGCATGATCGCGATGGCGAATTCGATCAGCAGGACGAACTTCGAGCCGTAATAGCCGAACAGCCAGTACAGGATCGAATATTGCAAGGCGCCAAGCAAGCCCCCGCCGACATCCTTTTCCCAAATGCGGACTTCGGGCTCGATCGGGGCTTGCCAAATTTGCTCGTACAGCTGGCTCATCGACTGGCTCATAATCGTCGAGGGACTGACCGCGTCCAGCGGATCGAGCCGGGCGTCGACGAAGCCCATCGCGCTCCAGAGCGCAAAAGCGAGCGACAGGAGCACGACCCCGGTACGCCGGGACGTCCAGCCCTTCGGCCACTTTCGCTTGATCATGACATGCAAACCCAGCCAAATGCCGACGAGGGCGATCAAAAAATAAAACTGCCCAAGCAAATAGGCGAACAGCTTGGACAAGGAACGCCCTCCCGCCGCTTCTCCGTACAGAGCGATGACCGAGAGCGTAATCAGGACGATGCCGTAAATTTCGTACTTTAAGGTCGCTCCGAACGAGGCCTTCTTGCGTTTGCGCTTGGCCAAGTTTGCCACCTCCCGGTACACCATTATATCACAGTTGTCCGGAGGTTTCAGTCGTACCGGAGAAGGAACCTTCCGTTTGCTTGCCCGCGGCGCCCGCGCCGAAATGGATCGTTTGGCCCGGCGCGAGCTCCGGTCTCAAGTAAGCGTCGAGCGGAGCCGACACGAGCCGCACGATTCGCCCGATGCCGGGGGCGACCGGGGCGACAAGCATCGTCATTCCGCCGAACGCCACCTCCACCATAGGTTCGCGGACGCTGTCGAATCCTTCGAGCACCCGCTCGGCCGGCATGCACGTATACAGAATCACTGCACCGCCCCTCCTTCCTGCTGCCGCAGGGCGATGTTTTCCGCGATCCGGCGCTTCAATTCCTTCAACGCGCTGCCGATGCCGCCGATTTCGTCGATCAGGCCGTTGCGCACCGCCTCGGTTCCGACGATCGTCGTCCCGATATCCCGCGTCAGCTCCCCCGTTCTGAACATCAGCTCTTTGAACGTTTCTTCCGGTATCCGGGAATGCTTCGTGACGAAGCGGACGACGCGCTCCTGCATTTTTTCCAAATATTCGAACGTTTGCGGAACTCCGATAATAAGGCCGTTCAGCCGGATCGGATGAATCGTCATCGTCGCCGTTTCCGCAATGAACGTGTAATCGGCCGACACGGCGATCGGCACTCCGATCGAATGGCCGCCGCCGAGCACGACGGCTACTTTAGGCTTCGACAGGGACGCGATCATTTCGGCGATGGCCAATCCCGCCTCCACGTCTCCCCCGACCGTATTCAGCACGATCAAAATGCCTTCGATTTTGGGGCTTTGTTCCGCTGCGACGAGTTGCGGAATGATATGCTCGTATTTCGTCGTCTTGTTTTGCGGCGGCAGCATCAGATGTCCCTCCACCTGTCCGATGATGGTCAGGCAAAAGACGTTCGATTCGGGAGCGGGCACCGTCGTTTGCCCGAGCTGCACGACGTTGTCGACCGGTTGAGGCGGACGGTTCTCCGGGCCCGGGACGGGCTGTTCGGCCTTCGTTTCCGCCGTTTCATTCTGGCTCATAGCTTGCCTCCTTAAGCCGCGCAGTCAGGCGCGGCTTGACATAGTATGGGCTTAAGGAAACCGAATATGCGGGGAAAAACGCGCAAATCCCCTTGCCTTGGTAGGCA
Coding sequences within it:
- a CDS encoding YlzJ-like family protein, whose amino-acid sequence is MILYTCMPAERVLEGFDSVREPMVEVAFGGMTMLVAPVAPGIGRIVRLVSAPLDAYLRPELAPGQTIHFGAGAAGKQTEGSFSGTTETSGQL
- a CDS encoding ClpP family protease, with amino-acid sequence MSQNETAETKAEQPVPGPENRPPQPVDNVVQLGQTTVPAPESNVFCLTIIGQVEGHLMLPPQNKTTKYEHIIPQLVAAEQSPKIEGILIVLNTVGGDVEAGLAIAEMIASLSKPKVAVVLGGGHSIGVPIAVSADYTFIAETATMTIHPIRLNGLIIGVPQTFEYLEKMQERVVRFVTKHSRIPEETFKELMFRTGELTRDIGTTIVGTEAVRNGLIDEIGGIGSALKELKRRIAENIALRQQEGGAVQ